The Candidatus Hydrogenedentota bacterium genome has a segment encoding these proteins:
- a CDS encoding CoA activase has translation MMGLDVGSTTVKAVVIDPATDEILWKDYQRHETKQPEKCLELLEAVKLAFPGVPHNALRIFITGSGGTAVGRHIGARFVQEVNAVSLAVEKLYPDVMSVIELGGQDAKIIVFKENEEGGGKKKIPSMNDKCAGGTGAVIDKINAKLRIPAERLSQMGYVGHKLHPVAGKCGVFAETDINGLQKQSVPSEELMASLFESIIQQNLSVLTRGHTLLPNVLLLGGPNCYVKGMAECWRHNIPLIWKERNVEVPDRPIEELIKVPDNAQYFAAIGAVEFGKSEVDDDINMGVYQGTKQLQWYLEVGRIEEKKAAGRTGLAKTQEELDAFNQRYAIESWEPFAFTPGTVVEGYIGIDGGSTSTKAVLIDHNKNITAKVYQLSKGNPIEDTMDILAQLEEKISAQGCTLKVLGVGTTGYAKDVLKDVLNADVALVETVAHTQSGLHFYPDADVICDVGGQDIKVIILRNGAVKDFKLNTQCSAGNGYFLQSTAQDFGVDVRKYADVAFKAEAMPEFGYGCAVFMQSDIVDFQRQGWQAQEIMAGLADVLPKNIWLYVSQIPNLPKLGSTFILQGGTQNNMAAVKAQVDFISSRFHGTGIEPRIVVHKHCGESGAIGAAFEAHRLATEQGRRTSFIGLEAVRSIEYRTTRDENTRCYFCKNNCLRTFIDVKSAASKVAEPIAVEASTLKLNTSTVSHTRLKRGSTEEEKKSPDFESKVPLAEDEQRLIIATCEKGTVEDVADMKKIKKGLDDLKDRYPNLVEHSATKAFMAVTVDSVADPLPEIRWHHRGRKRAELLARRAAIEKRGAIRIGMPKVLNMYSQAPFFMAFFQSLGIRDRNLVWSDYTSEGLYKEGAKRGSIDPCFPSKVGIPHVHNLLYHKHTAKKPLDFILFPMVDSFPTWLENILGSRACPTVTATPEAVHAAFTKESDLFVEKGVVYKKTFINMDNGPLCARQMYEDWGAELGLSEEEAVRATEVGLKALADFYQARRDEARAMLDTLEREQRLGIVLLARPYHNDPGINHEIMDEFQKLGYPVFTQDSLPIDEDIIDRLFGEEVARGEIKSGFDIDDVWKNSYSENTSRKVWAAKYVARHPNLVALELSNFKCGHDAPIYTVIEEIVENSGTPFFYFKDIDENKPQGAIKIRVETIGYFLKRYRETMIEKARKREEIERELAAFEEALRNPEEEMAAAS, from the coding sequence ATGATGGGCCTGGACGTGGGCAGCACCACGGTGAAGGCCGTGGTCATCGATCCCGCCACCGACGAGATCCTCTGGAAGGATTACCAGCGCCACGAAACGAAACAGCCCGAGAAGTGCCTTGAATTGCTCGAAGCAGTGAAGCTTGCCTTTCCCGGCGTGCCCCACAATGCCCTGCGCATCTTCATCACCGGATCGGGTGGCACCGCCGTCGGACGCCACATCGGCGCGCGCTTCGTGCAGGAGGTTAACGCCGTCTCCCTCGCCGTGGAAAAGCTCTACCCCGACGTCATGAGCGTCATCGAGCTCGGCGGACAGGACGCGAAGATCATCGTCTTCAAGGAAAACGAAGAAGGCGGCGGTAAGAAGAAAATCCCCTCGATGAACGACAAGTGTGCCGGCGGCACGGGCGCGGTGATCGACAAGATCAACGCCAAGCTCCGCATCCCCGCCGAGCGCCTGAGCCAGATGGGCTATGTGGGCCATAAGCTCCACCCCGTCGCGGGCAAATGCGGCGTATTCGCCGAGACCGACATCAACGGCCTGCAGAAGCAGAGCGTGCCCTCGGAAGAGCTCATGGCCTCCCTCTTCGAGTCCATCATCCAGCAGAACCTCTCTGTGCTCACGCGCGGCCACACGCTCCTGCCCAATGTGCTCCTGCTCGGCGGACCCAACTGCTACGTCAAGGGTATGGCCGAGTGCTGGCGTCACAACATCCCCCTCATCTGGAAAGAGCGCAATGTCGAAGTGCCCGATCGGCCCATTGAAGAGCTGATCAAGGTGCCGGACAACGCCCAATACTTCGCGGCCATCGGCGCGGTGGAATTTGGCAAGTCCGAGGTGGACGACGATATCAACATGGGCGTGTACCAGGGCACGAAGCAGCTCCAGTGGTATCTGGAAGTGGGCCGCATCGAGGAAAAGAAAGCGGCGGGGCGAACCGGCCTGGCGAAGACCCAGGAAGAGCTCGACGCCTTCAACCAGCGCTACGCGATTGAGTCGTGGGAGCCTTTCGCCTTTACGCCCGGCACGGTGGTGGAGGGCTACATCGGCATCGATGGCGGCTCGACGAGCACCAAGGCCGTGCTCATCGATCACAACAAGAACATCACCGCGAAGGTGTACCAGCTTTCCAAGGGCAACCCCATCGAAGACACGATGGACATCCTCGCCCAATTGGAGGAAAAGATTTCCGCGCAGGGCTGTACGCTGAAGGTTTTGGGCGTGGGCACGACGGGCTACGCGAAGGACGTGCTCAAGGACGTGCTGAACGCCGATGTGGCGCTGGTGGAGACGGTGGCCCACACCCAGAGCGGCCTCCACTTCTACCCCGACGCCGATGTGATCTGCGACGTGGGCGGCCAGGATATCAAGGTCATCATCCTGCGCAATGGCGCGGTGAAGGACTTCAAGCTCAACACCCAGTGTTCGGCGGGCAACGGCTATTTCCTTCAGTCCACCGCGCAGGACTTCGGCGTGGACGTGCGCAAATACGCCGATGTGGCCTTCAAAGCCGAAGCCATGCCGGAGTTCGGCTATGGTTGCGCCGTCTTCATGCAGTCCGACATTGTGGACTTCCAGCGCCAGGGCTGGCAGGCCCAGGAGATCATGGCGGGCCTGGCCGATGTGCTGCCGAAGAACATCTGGCTCTACGTCTCCCAAATTCCCAACCTGCCCAAGCTCGGCAGCACCTTTATCCTCCAGGGCGGAACGCAGAACAACATGGCGGCGGTAAAGGCCCAAGTGGACTTCATTAGCAGCCGCTTCCACGGCACGGGCATCGAGCCCCGCATCGTGGTGCACAAACACTGCGGTGAATCCGGCGCTATCGGAGCGGCCTTCGAAGCCCATCGCCTGGCCACCGAGCAGGGCCGACGCACGAGCTTCATCGGGCTGGAGGCGGTCCGTTCTATCGAGTACCGCACCACGCGCGACGAAAACACGCGCTGCTACTTCTGCAAGAACAACTGCCTCCGCACCTTCATCGATGTGAAATCGGCGGCGTCGAAAGTCGCCGAACCCATAGCCGTCGAAGCCAGCACGCTCAAGCTCAACACCTCCACGGTGAGTCACACGCGCCTCAAGCGCGGCTCGACCGAAGAAGAGAAAAAGTCGCCCGATTTCGAGTCCAAAGTGCCGCTGGCGGAAGACGAGCAACGCCTCATCATCGCCACCTGTGAAAAAGGCACCGTGGAAGACGTGGCGGACATGAAGAAGATCAAGAAGGGCCTCGACGACCTGAAGGATCGCTATCCCAATCTCGTGGAGCATTCCGCGACCAAGGCCTTCATGGCCGTTACCGTAGACTCCGTGGCGGACCCGCTCCCGGAAATCCGGTGGCATCATCGCGGCAGAAAGCGCGCGGAACTGTTGGCGCGGCGCGCGGCGATCGAGAAGCGCGGCGCGATCCGCATCGGCATGCCCAAAGTGCTGAACATGTACTCCCAGGCGCCGTTTTTCATGGCCTTTTTCCAGAGCCTCGGCATCCGGGATCGCAACCTCGTGTGGTCGGACTACACCAGCGAGGGCCTCTACAAGGAAGGCGCGAAGCGCGGCAGCATCGATCCCTGCTTTCCGAGCAAGGTGGGCATCCCCCACGTACACAACCTGCTTTACCACAAGCACACGGCAAAGAAGCCGCTGGATTTCATCCTTTTCCCCATGGTGGATTCCTTCCCCACCTGGCTCGAGAACATTCTCGGCAGCCGCGCTTGCCCCACCGTCACCGCGACGCCCGAAGCGGTCCACGCGGCCTTCACCAAGGAAAGCGATCTCTTCGTCGAGAAGGGTGTGGTCTACAAGAAAACCTTCATCAACATGGACAACGGCCCCCTCTGCGCCCGCCAGATGTATGAAGACTGGGGCGCGGAGCTCGGCCTTTCGGAAGAAGAGGCCGTTCGCGCTACTGAAGTGGGCCTGAAGGCCCTGGCCGATTTCTATCAGGCCCGTCGAGACGAGGCCCGGGCGATGCTCGACACGCTTGAACGCGAACAGCGCCTCGGCATCGTGCTGCTGGCCCGCCCCTACCACAACGATCCCGGCATCAATCACGAGATCATGGACGAGTTCCAGAAGCTGGGCTACCCCGTGTTCACCCAGGACAGCCTCCCCATCGACGAAGACATCATCGATCGGCTCTTTGGCGAGGAAGTGGCCCGGGGCGAGATCAAGAGCGGCTTTGATATCGACGACGTTTGGAAGAATAGCTACTCCGAAAACACCTCGCGCAAGGTGTGGGCCGCGAAGTATGTCGCGCGCCACCCCAACCTCGTGGCCCTGGAACTGAGCAACTTCAAGTGCGGCCACGACGCGCCCATCTACACCGTAATCGAGGAGATCGTGGAAAACTCGGGCACACCCTTCTTCTACTTCAAGGACATCGACGAGAACAAGCCCCAGGGCGCGATCAAGATCCGCGTAGAGACGATTGGCTATTTCCTGAAGCGCTATCGCGAGACCATGATTGAAAAAGCGCGCAAGCGCGAAGAGATCGAGCGTGAGCTGGCGGCTTTCGAGGAGGCCCTGCGCAATCCGGAAGAAGAAATGGCCGCGGCGTCGTAG
- a CDS encoding efflux RND transporter permease subunit has translation MKFSLPDFAIRRPVTVTMLSISVVILGVIAATRIPLQFLPNVDPAFLGVTIPYPGATPAQVEQQIAIPVEGEFRTVSGLDNIRTISNGDGCFVSMMFTPETDMALAAAEVRDRMERLKLVLPDDVERMVIQRFNSRSIPIMAFGLFREGGDSAFVDMLRRTMEPRLRRIDGVADIQMQSSSPEREVIIEFEQDYLRNLNLGLFDVILRLRESSLNVSVGELVDGTNKHIVRVVGEYHRLDELGDLVVTPGGKRLRDVANIRYGTREENQHVSLDGQGGALVLVTKESEANAVKTCRLVREEMEKILAEEDYQNVGQKVFFDQSDYITGALKNLMKEGVYGGAMALIVLFVFLHRIVPTIVVALMIPTSLVVALVFMFFAGMSMNMITMVSLIIVVGMLVDNAIVVVENIIRHRQLGESPTDSALKGAKEVGLAIVASTATTVVVFVPMYYMDTGSMSVFMEELGLPLIIALSGSLVLALTIVPLVMSRINMAHHANFFHLLSGARDGERATGILGGLLGALGNLRAVERTISFYSFCLRWSLSNRLAMLLLLIIVGVVTAVVPFQHVGMGGMPRLDTREVEIRVELDQSYDMERAERLFSTMQAELDSRREELGIKNIMTLYGAMGGSFNIYLYTEEDGPEWVDPPYTTDEVMKITSKLMGTQLPGAEIKHSVTDAGSSNDSETVTVYLYGDERDELHKQANNFKLRMEALSDVSDVKTDLERATSEIQIQIDEPLAQQYGITAQAIAVTADAALRGARLQYMKQGIREIPVWVQFREEDRKSRANLENVAVVGATGTLVPLSRLVTFPKERTAATIQRYNGKNVIALTAHADTEDLGTVRNSLARAIKEFRMPTGYYIDFGDALRELGDNMSNFMSTFIMAVILIYIVMAALFESVVLPLSVLSTVPLAMGGAIWMLYLTGSQFDSVTLIGCILMAGVIVNNGIVIVDHINTLRAEKGDLAEGIVNAGADRFRPVMMTALTTILGLVPMAAATSGSGATFAGLGRALIGGLTVGTVLTLVVVPVFYSLIDEFQGWCIGFLGSFKRRLPEKGAVATAD, from the coding sequence TTGAAGTTTTCCCTGCCTGATTTCGCGATACGCCGCCCGGTAACGGTGACCATGCTGAGCATCAGTGTGGTGATTCTCGGCGTGATCGCGGCCACGCGGATTCCCCTGCAATTCCTGCCGAATGTGGACCCGGCCTTCCTCGGCGTCACCATTCCCTATCCGGGCGCCACGCCGGCCCAGGTGGAGCAGCAAATAGCGATTCCCGTGGAGGGCGAATTCCGCACGGTGTCCGGTTTGGACAACATCCGGACCATTTCCAACGGCGACGGCTGCTTCGTAAGCATGATGTTCACACCGGAAACTGACATGGCCCTCGCTGCTGCGGAAGTCCGGGATCGCATGGAGCGCCTGAAGCTGGTGTTGCCCGACGATGTTGAGCGCATGGTCATCCAACGATTTAATTCCCGGTCGATCCCCATCATGGCCTTTGGCCTCTTCCGGGAGGGGGGAGACTCGGCCTTCGTGGATATGCTCCGCCGCACGATGGAGCCGCGACTGCGGCGTATCGATGGCGTGGCCGATATTCAGATGCAGTCCTCCAGCCCCGAGCGCGAGGTCATCATCGAGTTTGAGCAGGATTACCTGCGCAACCTGAATCTCGGCCTTTTCGACGTCATCTTGCGCCTTCGGGAGAGCAGCCTGAACGTGTCCGTCGGCGAGCTCGTGGACGGTACGAATAAACATATCGTGCGCGTGGTGGGCGAATACCACCGCCTGGACGAGCTGGGCGATCTGGTGGTCACGCCCGGGGGCAAGCGGCTCCGCGACGTGGCGAATATTCGCTATGGCACCCGGGAAGAAAACCAGCACGTGTCGCTGGATGGCCAGGGGGGGGCGCTGGTTCTGGTGACCAAGGAGTCCGAGGCCAACGCGGTGAAGACCTGCCGGCTGGTTCGCGAAGAGATGGAGAAGATTCTGGCGGAGGAAGACTACCAGAATGTGGGGCAGAAGGTTTTCTTCGATCAGTCCGACTACATCACGGGCGCCCTCAAGAACCTGATGAAAGAGGGGGTCTACGGCGGGGCCATGGCCCTCATCGTATTGTTTGTTTTCCTGCACCGCATCGTGCCCACCATTGTCGTGGCGCTGATGATCCCGACGTCGCTCGTGGTCGCCCTGGTATTTATGTTCTTTGCAGGAATGAGCATGAACATGATCACCATGGTCTCCTTGATCATTGTTGTGGGCATGCTCGTGGACAACGCCATTGTCGTCGTGGAGAACATTATCCGTCATCGCCAACTCGGCGAGAGTCCAACGGACAGCGCCTTGAAGGGCGCCAAGGAAGTGGGGCTGGCGATTGTTGCATCCACGGCGACCACGGTGGTGGTGTTTGTCCCCATGTACTATATGGACACGGGAAGCATGTCGGTGTTCATGGAGGAGCTCGGGCTTCCCCTGATTATTGCGCTCTCGGGAAGTCTGGTGCTGGCGCTTACCATCGTTCCGCTGGTGATGAGCCGCATTAATATGGCGCACCACGCCAATTTTTTTCATCTCCTGTCCGGCGCGCGTGATGGTGAACGCGCCACCGGAATCCTCGGGGGGCTCCTTGGAGCGCTGGGTAATCTACGCGCGGTGGAGCGGACTATTTCGTTCTACTCTTTCTGCCTGCGCTGGTCGCTGAGCAACCGCCTGGCCATGTTGCTGCTGTTGATTATTGTCGGCGTGGTCACCGCTGTTGTGCCCTTCCAGCACGTGGGCATGGGCGGCATGCCCCGGCTGGATACCCGGGAGGTGGAAATTCGCGTCGAGCTGGATCAGAGCTACGACATGGAGCGGGCGGAGCGTCTCTTCAGCACCATGCAGGCCGAGCTGGACAGTCGCCGCGAAGAATTGGGCATCAAGAACATCATGACGCTCTACGGCGCGATGGGCGGCTCGTTCAATATTTACCTCTACACGGAGGAAGATGGGCCGGAGTGGGTGGACCCGCCCTATACGACGGACGAGGTCATGAAGATCACCTCCAAGCTGATGGGCACCCAGTTGCCGGGGGCCGAAATCAAGCATAGTGTCACCGATGCCGGATCTTCCAATGACAGCGAGACGGTCACCGTGTACCTATATGGCGACGAACGCGACGAGCTCCACAAGCAGGCGAACAACTTCAAGCTCCGGATGGAGGCCCTGTCCGACGTGAGCGATGTGAAGACGGATCTGGAGCGCGCGACGAGCGAGATCCAGATCCAGATCGACGAGCCCCTGGCGCAGCAGTATGGAATCACCGCGCAGGCGATTGCCGTAACCGCCGATGCGGCCCTGCGCGGCGCGCGGCTCCAATACATGAAGCAGGGCATAAGGGAAATCCCCGTGTGGGTCCAGTTCCGCGAGGAAGACCGGAAGTCGCGGGCGAACCTGGAGAATGTGGCCGTTGTGGGCGCGACGGGCACGCTGGTGCCCCTCAGCCGTCTGGTTACTTTTCCCAAGGAGCGCACCGCCGCGACCATCCAGCGCTACAACGGCAAGAACGTCATCGCCCTGACGGCCCACGCGGACACGGAAGATCTGGGCACGGTGCGGAATTCTCTGGCCCGGGCGATCAAAGAGTTCCGCATGCCCACCGGCTACTACATCGACTTCGGCGACGCGCTACGCGAATTGGGCGACAACATGTCCAACTTCATGAGCACCTTCATCATGGCGGTCATTCTGATTTACATCGTGATGGCCGCGCTCTTTGAATCGGTGGTGCTGCCCCTTTCCGTGCTTTCCACCGTGCCCCTGGCCATGGGGGGCGCGATCTGGATGCTCTATCTCACCGGCTCGCAATTCGACAGCGTCACGCTCATCGGGTGTATTCTCATGGCGGGCGTCATTGTGAACAACGGTATCGTTATTGTGGATCACATCAACACGCTTCGGGCGGAAAAAGGCGATCTTGCCGAGGGCATCGTGAACGCGGGCGCGGATCGATTCCGCCCGGTGATGATGACGGCCCTTACGACCATTCTGGGTCTCGTGCCCATGGCCGCCGCGACCTCCGGAAGCGGCGCGACCTTCGCCGGACTGGGGCGCGCGCTTATAGGCGGCCTGACCGTGGGGACGGTGCTGACGCTCGTGGTCGTGCCCGTGTTCTACAGCCTCATCGACGAGTTCCAGGGGTGGTGCATCGGGTTTCTGGGGAGCTTCAAGCGACGTTTACCAGAGAAGGGTGCTGTGGCGACCGCAGATTAG
- a CDS encoding activator of (R)-2-hydroxyglutaryl-CoA dehydratase has translation MAKAGLHEAPKKHFKRPVERPFTKKDRETNTVLFGGLTLRHEKLLQAAMSSLGYNLTIVPTPKKADFQAGKEYGNNGQCNPTYFTVGSLVNYLKDLRDNQGVPTEDILKNYMYITAGSCGPCRFGMYEAEYRLALRNSGFDGFRVMLFQQTGGLGQSAEDAGLELNVDFALRLLNAIMMGDLLNEVAYQLRPYETEPGMVNRAFDKAMDHICTEMRTAGDKVGSAPGWWKHLPEKWRKKDVAKILQQRWEPFYVQLMAEAREILEANVRVDFTRPKPICKVTGEFWAQTTEGDGNFHMFEFLESQGSEVLVETITTWVNYLINQARGKIVDTKGLHDSKGFFGKLRGNLNHRIKLARINIAKHFLNREYDRLRAALGGTAHAQVCQLELQRMGHPYYNSKAAGGEGHLEVAKNIYYANKSLAHMVMSLKPFGCMPSAQSDGAQAAVTSHFPDMIYIPIETSGEGDVNAHSRAQMALGEAKLKCKQEFQQCVKRCGYTVEQIRTYVAEHPELQVPIQHLPHYEGVVSRAANFVLYVAELMKKDTAWKVATETERKAAV, from the coding sequence ATGGCGAAAGCGGGCCTGCATGAGGCCCCCAAAAAGCACTTCAAGCGCCCGGTGGAGCGCCCCTTTACAAAAAAGGACCGCGAAACCAACACGGTCCTTTTCGGCGGGCTGACCCTGCGCCATGAGAAGCTGCTTCAGGCGGCCATGAGCTCCCTCGGCTACAACCTGACCATTGTGCCCACGCCCAAAAAGGCCGACTTCCAGGCGGGCAAGGAATACGGCAACAATGGCCAGTGCAACCCCACCTACTTCACCGTGGGCTCACTGGTGAACTACCTGAAGGACCTCCGAGACAACCAGGGCGTCCCAACGGAAGACATTCTCAAGAACTACATGTACATCACCGCCGGTTCCTGCGGGCCGTGCCGCTTCGGCATGTATGAAGCCGAGTACCGCCTCGCCCTGCGCAACAGCGGCTTCGACGGCTTCCGCGTGATGCTGTTCCAGCAGACAGGCGGCCTGGGCCAGTCGGCGGAAGATGCGGGCCTGGAGCTGAACGTGGACTTCGCCCTGCGTCTGCTCAATGCGATTATGATGGGTGACCTGCTCAACGAAGTGGCCTATCAGCTCCGCCCCTACGAAACCGAACCGGGCATGGTAAACCGGGCCTTCGACAAGGCGATGGACCACATCTGCACGGAAATGCGGACCGCCGGCGATAAGGTGGGCTCGGCCCCCGGCTGGTGGAAGCACCTGCCGGAAAAATGGCGCAAGAAAGACGTTGCCAAGATCCTCCAGCAGCGCTGGGAGCCCTTCTATGTCCAGTTGATGGCGGAAGCGCGCGAAATCCTCGAAGCCAATGTGCGCGTTGACTTTACGCGGCCGAAACCCATCTGCAAGGTCACGGGCGAGTTCTGGGCCCAGACCACCGAGGGCGATGGCAACTTTCACATGTTCGAATTCCTGGAGTCCCAGGGCTCGGAAGTGCTCGTGGAGACCATCACCACCTGGGTGAATTACCTCATCAATCAGGCGCGCGGCAAGATCGTGGACACGAAGGGTCTGCACGATTCCAAGGGCTTCTTCGGCAAGCTGCGCGGCAATTTGAATCACCGCATCAAGCTTGCGCGCATTAACATTGCGAAGCATTTTCTCAACCGCGAGTATGATCGCCTCCGCGCGGCATTGGGCGGAACCGCGCACGCGCAGGTGTGCCAGCTTGAGCTCCAGCGCATGGGCCACCCCTATTACAACAGCAAGGCCGCGGGCGGCGAAGGCCACCTGGAGGTCGCGAAGAACATCTACTACGCCAACAAAAGCCTGGCCCACATGGTCATGAGCCTGAAGCCCTTCGGGTGCATGCCCTCGGCGCAATCCGACGGTGCCCAGGCGGCGGTGACCTCCCACTTCCCGGACATGATCTACATCCCCATCGAGACCTCCGGCGAGGGCGATGTGAACGCCCACAGCCGCGCGCAGATGGCCCTGGGCGAGGCGAAGCTCAAGTGCAAGCAGGAATTCCAGCAGTGCGTGAAGCGTTGCGGATACACCGTCGAACAGATCCGGACGTATGTTGCTGAACACCCTGAACTGCAGGTGCCGATCCAGCATCTGCCCCACTACGAGGGCGTGGTGAGCCGCGCGGCGAATTTTGTACTGTATGTGGCGGAGTTGATGAAAAAGGACACGGCGTGGAAAGTGGCGACGGAGACGGAGCGTAAGGCGGCTGTCTAG
- a CDS encoding neutral/alkaline non-lysosomal ceramidase N-terminal domain-containing protein, translating into MMLSLRTALALVTLLVAAPFSARAQDPPKTFQAGVAKVNITPWLGLSIVGYMNDRKVEAIHDEIHVRALVLDDGANALAFAVVDSCAVTRKIMDDAKVRAQAATGVPVENMLFSATHTHSAPCTFIGFQSKSDPAYDAFLTNRLADAVTLAWNKRVPARIGWGAGSVPDEVFNRRWFMKEGAIGEDPFGRKNDTVQMNPPVGSENLVKPAGPTDPEVAFLAVQTTEGKPLGLLANYSLHYVGGTLGTDISADYFGVFSEEIARLLDADDTFLAMMSNGTSGNINNISFAVPRPAQPPYVQMKLVADKVAAEVHRAWQTVQFQDWVPLKSAQTEISLGVRKPTAEEVEEAKGLLAAAQGRELQGLREIYANETVALADYPDTVPLILQAVQIGDLGIAAIPCEVFVEIGLAIKEKTPFGKSFTIELANGCNGYLPTEEQHRYGGYETWRARSSYLEVTAANTIQATVLELLGSLKQ; encoded by the coding sequence ATGATGCTGTCACTTCGCACCGCACTGGCCCTCGTCACCCTTCTGGTCGCCGCCCCCTTCTCGGCCCGCGCCCAGGATCCCCCGAAGACCTTCCAGGCCGGAGTCGCCAAAGTAAACATAACGCCGTGGCTCGGCCTGTCCATCGTGGGCTATATGAACGACCGTAAGGTGGAGGCGATCCACGACGAGATCCATGTCCGCGCGCTGGTGCTGGACGATGGCGCCAATGCCTTGGCCTTCGCCGTGGTGGACAGTTGCGCCGTAACGCGGAAAATCATGGACGACGCCAAAGTGCGCGCCCAGGCGGCCACAGGCGTGCCCGTGGAGAATATGCTCTTCTCCGCCACCCACACCCACTCCGCACCCTGCACCTTTATCGGATTCCAGTCGAAATCCGACCCGGCCTACGACGCCTTTCTCACCAATCGCCTCGCGGACGCCGTCACACTCGCGTGGAATAAGCGCGTGCCCGCGCGCATCGGCTGGGGCGCGGGTTCCGTGCCGGACGAGGTCTTCAACCGCCGCTGGTTCATGAAAGAGGGCGCCATCGGAGAGGATCCCTTCGGCAGGAAGAATGACACCGTGCAGATGAACCCGCCGGTCGGCAGTGAGAATCTGGTGAAACCAGCGGGGCCGACTGACCCGGAAGTGGCCTTCCTGGCCGTACAGACAACCGAAGGCAAACCGCTGGGCCTGCTGGCCAATTATTCCCTCCACTACGTGGGCGGCACCCTGGGCACCGACATCTCCGCCGACTATTTCGGTGTCTTCTCGGAGGAGATTGCCCGCCTGCTGGATGCCGATGACACCTTCCTCGCCATGATGTCCAACGGCACCAGTGGCAACATCAACAACATCAGCTTCGCCGTGCCGCGTCCGGCGCAGCCGCCCTATGTGCAGATGAAGCTCGTCGCCGACAAAGTGGCGGCGGAAGTGCACCGCGCCTGGCAGACGGTTCAATTTCAGGACTGGGTGCCGCTCAAATCGGCCCAGACGGAGATTTCCCTCGGCGTGCGCAAGCCCACGGCGGAGGAAGTGGAAGAAGCGAAGGGCCTCCTCGCCGCCGCGCAGGGTCGCGAGCTTCAGGGCCTGCGCGAGATCTATGCCAACGAAACCGTCGCCCTGGCCGACTACCCCGACACGGTGCCCCTCATCCTTCAGGCCGTGCAGATCGGCGATCTGGGCATCGCGGCCATCCCCTGCGAAGTCTTCGTGGAAATTGGTCTCGCCATCAAAGAAAAAACGCCCTTCGGCAAGAGTTTCACCATCGAGCTGGCCAACGGCTGTAACGGCTATCTGCCGACAGAAGAACAGCACCGCTACGGCGGCTACGAAACCTGGCGCGCCCGGTCGAGCTACCTCGAAGTGACGGCGGCCAACACGATCCAGGCAACGGTGCTGGAATTGCTGGGTTCGTTGAAGCAATAG